Part of the Pedobacter roseus genome is shown below.
GTTGGAAAATATATTCATTACCCCATCTTTACATGGCGTCCACCATGCGTCGGATGAAAAATACCTCGATAAAAATTATGGTGATGTTTTTGTTTTCTGGGATAAACTCTTCGGTACTTTCCAAAAAGAAGAAGAAGCTCCAAAATACGGTTTAACACATCCCATTAAGAGTTATAGCTTTTTATGGCAGCATTTCCATTATTATCTGGAGATAGCAGAAGCTTACCGGCGGGCAAACGGATTTAAGGCTAAATGGGATGCTGTTTTTGGTAGTCCGGCTTTAATGGACCAGAATATCAGACCGATTTTAGAAGAACGTTATTATCAGAATAAAATACAAACAGAGGCGAAACCTAAACCTAAGTTTAAAATCTATTTAAATATTCAGTTGATTATGGTAGTGGCGATGCTAACAGGTACTACCATGTTTTATGAATCACTAACGTTTGTGCATAAATTTGCCATATTGATCTTTATCCTGGTTACCCTGATCAATATCGGTGCTTTGTTAGAGCAGCGCAAATGGATCTATTACCTCGAATGTTTCAGGTTGATATTATTATTCGGATATTTCTTCTATAGTTTTAATATCATCGAACTTTTAATATTCCCTGTTGTAGGATTGATTATTCTCGAACGTAATTTTTCATTGAATAGCTTGTATAATAAGTACTTTCTTAACTATCAATCCAACACAATTAATACATAGGTAACTTAAAGGCAAAGTTTACTTAATATTAGCGTAACGTTGGCAGGCTACTTTTGCTGGCAAGATGAAGGATGTATATTTAAGCAAAAGTGATGAAGATTTAATGTCTTTGTTGGTAAATCAAGACAGCCTTGCACTGGAGACCCTTTTTAACAGGTACTATCCTGCTTTATGCAAATTTACTTCTATTTACATTAAAGATTACAACAAGGCTGAAGAGCTTATTGCTGATCTTTTTATGAAACTCTGGGACAAAAGAAACGAACTTCAGATTAAATCGATCAAAAAATACCTGTTTACTGCTGCAAAGAATATAGCTTTTAATGAAATTCAACGTGTAAAACTTCATATTTTAAGTATTAACGATCGGGAAGATACACTCGATTATCCGGATACTTATTTAAATCCCCACGAACAACTGACCAGCAGGGAATCCTATTCTGAAATTATGGCTCTGATTAATCTGTTGCCCGATCGGCAACGGGAAGTGCTTTTAATGAGCCGCATTGATATGCTCGAGAAAAATATTATTGCCGATTTATTGGGTATTTCGGTTAGAACTGTAGAAACCTTACTATATCAGGCCGTGAAAAATTTCAGATCGCTCACCACTGACCGATCGGAGATCTAATTCTATTTCCTTTTTTTGCCGGCAAAGTGCACACGATTGAACTCCAATCGTCCTAAA
Proteins encoded:
- a CDS encoding sterol desaturase family protein: MTVNYLAFAIPAFFIFVFIEFKIAQHQKKAKIFKYESTVANFSVGIAERLLNLFIAASFYQVYNWVYSNYAIFDISTKWYVWILLLLSTDLVWYWYHRLGHEINFLWAAHIVHHQSEEFNLSAAARITTIQAIFRNVFWCILPLIGFHPNMIITILLAHGAYSFFTHTQLVGKLGWLENIFITPSLHGVHHASDEKYLDKNYGDVFVFWDKLFGTFQKEEEAPKYGLTHPIKSYSFLWQHFHYYLEIAEAYRRANGFKAKWDAVFGSPALMDQNIRPILEERYYQNKIQTEAKPKPKFKIYLNIQLIMVVAMLTGTTMFYESLTFVHKFAILIFILVTLINIGALLEQRKWIYYLECFRLILLFGYFFYSFNIIELLIFPVVGLIILERNFSLNSLYNKYFLNYQSNTINT
- a CDS encoding RNA polymerase sigma factor; translated protein: MKDVYLSKSDEDLMSLLVNQDSLALETLFNRYYPALCKFTSIYIKDYNKAEELIADLFMKLWDKRNELQIKSIKKYLFTAAKNIAFNEIQRVKLHILSINDREDTLDYPDTYLNPHEQLTSRESYSEIMALINLLPDRQREVLLMSRIDMLEKNIIADLLGISVRTVETLLYQAVKNFRSLTTDRSEI